A region from the Ptychodera flava strain L36383 chromosome 12, AS_Pfla_20210202, whole genome shotgun sequence genome encodes:
- the LOC139145118 gene encoding proline-rich protein 11-like: MAFEIDAYGPDPTGWFHVPSLELPLVTKLCNWCIHSFFEGFEKAKDLVFPSRAIKRDLQTTLSRLEDLENEFKKLKEDKENLRQSSCQYCNSKAHLRGCNINKDVDDLQKSTNNSDVAVNTSFVFAPGPMPSEPTLSTKSSAAPLPSLAPPPPPPPLPPPDLLFKPVDLSFLKKKKSTKSSSPTEKSKAPVVITLQDLQKVKLKPVQVTQDESGQVKKALGNQPVVLLDDLKRVQLKRSSSESDKSDEDVSSTGTSPSELKQLWKSIPKEVEKFQNRLKKVDIARSPGGTPIRPLNPEEHGTGLTPLMTKALRRKFKRARTPSSSPLSLSPIACEQR, translated from the exons ATGGCTTTCGAAATTGATGCCTATGGTCCAGACCCAACTGGCTGGTTTCACGTTCCATCATTAGAATTGCCACTGGTGACAAAACTATGCAACTGGTGTATCCATAGCTTCTTTGAG GGTTTTGAAAAAGCAAAAGATTTAGTTTTTCCCTCCAGAGCTATCAAAAGAGATTTACAAACAACTCTCTCACGACTTGAAGATTTAGAGAATGAGTTTAAGAAACTCAAGGAAGATAAG GAAAATCTCAGACAATCTTCATGCCAGTATTGCAACTCAAAAGCACATCTCAGAGGCTGCAATATTAACAAAGATGTCGACGATTTACAAAAATCAACTAATAACTCAGATGTTGCCGTAAACACAAGCTTTGTATTTGCACCTGGCCCAATGCCAAGTGAACCAACTCTGTCGACAAAATCAAGTGCAGCACCTCTTCCCTCCCTGGCGCCGCCACCTCCACCTCCTCCCCTTCCACCGCCCGACCTTTTGTTTAAACCAGTCGATCTTAGCTTcctgaagaagaaaaagagtacg AAATCCAGTAGTCCAACAGAAAAGTCCAAAGCACCTGTTGTAATAACTCTTCAAGATttacaaaaagtcaaattgaagCCAGTACAAGTCACACAGGATGAAAGTGGACAA GTAAAGAAAGCCCTCGGAAATCAGCCAGTGGTTCTCCTGGACGACCTGAAGAGAGTTCAACTGAAAAGGTCGAGCTCAGAATCAGATAAGTCAGATGAAGATGTCAGTAGTACTGGTACATCTCCGTCTGAGCTAAAACAACTATGGAAAAG TATCCCAAAGGaggtggaaaaattccaaaacCGCCTGAAGAAAGTTGACATAGCTAGAAGTCCTGGAGGTACTCCCATAAGACCACTCAATCCAGAAGAGCATGGCACGGGGCTGACACCACTGATGACGAAAGCACTGAGAAGAAAGTTTAAGAGAGCCCGCACACCATCCAGCTCTCCTTTGTCTCTTTCACCAATAGCTTGTGAACAGCGCTAG
- the LOC139145119 gene encoding SKA complex subunit 2-like, whose amino-acid sequence MEEMANTVDKLQALFQKADSDLNYVSRKLDAEFSEMSQESSQANPKDLVERLQSVKKEYANIVKEAEEIQKAQQEAAEFFKSQLQLACQTLQKIQEQTGTEAPEKSEEVQLAESLLGLHVAPESQEDTSSDKPHNTDGRKRPTVDEPTDEGACAFPSENSPPATERISEVIPAERRSQGDFVEVSQEEFMTVSSLVRGRVKLEDVNRVYQRLYQHFREERNEEPLTTQDMSKMSMRITGATGEAKLKVLRSLKIISLNTKGHVKLL is encoded by the exons ATGGAAGAAATGGCCAATACCGTTGATAAACTGCAAGCTCTG TTTCAGAAGGCTGACTCTGACCTGAATTATGTCTCCAGAAAGTTAGATGCAGAATTTTCGGAGATGTCTCAAGAATCAAGTCAG GCCAATCCAAAAGATCTGGTTGAAAGACTACAGAGTGTGAAAAAGGAGTATGCAAACATAGTGAAAGAAGCCGAAGAAATCCAAAAGGCACAGCAAGAGGCGGCAGAATTCTTCAAGTCACAGCTACAGCTGGCCTGTCAGACGTTACAGAAGATTCAAGAACAGACAGGAACAGAG GCGCCAGAAAAGAGCGAAGAGGTACAGCTTGCAGAGTCTCTGCTTGGTTTACATGTTGCCCCTGAGTCACAGGAGGACACGTCATCAGACAAACCACACAACACTGATGGAAGGAAGAGGCCTACAGTGGATGAGCCAACAGAT GAAGGAGCATGCGCATTTCCCAGTGAAAACAGTCCTCCTGCAACAGAAA GAATATCAGAAGTCATTCCAGCTGAGAGGAGATCTCAGGGTGACTTTGTAGAAGTTAGTCAAGAGGAATTCATGACTGTTTCCTCTCTAGTTAGAGGCAGAGTTAAACTAGAAGATGTCAATAGG GTTTACCAGAGGCTCTATCAACACTTCAGAGAAGAGCGAAATGAAGAGCCCCTGACAACACAGGACATGAGTAAAATGAGTATGAGGATAACTGGTGCAACAGGAGAGGCTAAACTGAAG gtGCTAAGGTCATTGAAGATAATAAGTCTCAATACAAAGGGCCATGTAAAGCTTCTGTAG
- the LOC139145120 gene encoding sodium- and chloride-dependent GABA transporter ine-like, whose product MDDSDKDTGVANGYENGGYNDSHENSKGMEESTMASVEDETKVEEPEERDTWGKKVDFILACVGYAVGLGNVWRFPYLAYKSGGGAFLIPYFIMLIFVGIPLLYMELALGQYIRLGPVGSFKKAAPLLKGTGVAAVMLSFLLCTYYNVIMAWALFYLCSSFISPLPYGTCGNWWNTDNCFSYEDLEGLGENDTRPNNSVSPTEEFYNYRVLQMTDGIENFGTLVWELLLLLIVAWVVVYLSIWKGVKLMGKIVYFTATFPYFVLISLLIYACTLPGAGDGIKFFFVPDWELLLDPAVWTAAAAQNFNSIGIGFGSLIAMSSYNKFNNNILVDTLTVSLINAATSLLAASTIFAILGYMAFIAGPDTTVDDVVTDGPGLVFVAVPTAFPEMPGSNIWSFMFFFMVCCLAIDSQFAMTEVVVTTLMDEFPQLVKKYLRRKELLVLCVVLVAFAIGLPTIFEGGIYWFQLLDWYTAIVSVIIVALFEVIAISYIYGVGRLSRNVREMMGEKPNIYFIVCWWVVSPILCFIIFLSNCASYEVVTYGVYEYPDWAEVLGWIVASLSIVWIPVGMLHALITANGSFIQRLRMTLKPQVDESRSDLNGTTDVSSIALDGKHNHAVEGELASSENVNIQLTDIKS is encoded by the exons ATGGACGACTCGGATAAAGACACAGGCGTAGCAAATGGGTACGAGAATGGTGGTTACAACGACTCTCATGAAAACAGCAAAGGAATGGAGGAAAGCACAATGGCAAGTGTAGAAGACGAGACAAAGGTTGAAGAGCCAGAAGAGCGTGACACCTGGGGAAAGAAGGTTGATTTTATTCTCGCGTGTGTTGGATACGCCGTAGGCTTGGGTAACGTCTGGAGATTTCCGTATCTCGCCTACAAAAGCGGCGGAG GTGCCTTCCTTATTCCATATTTCATAATGTTGATTTTTGTGGGCATACCTTTGCTGTACATGGAGTTAGCTCTGGGGCAGTACATCCGTCTGGGCCCTGTGGGGTCGTTCAAGAAGGCTGCACCACTGTTAAAAG GTACTGGAGTTGCCGCAGTGATGTTATCCTTCTTGCTGTGTACGTACTACAACGTCATCATGGCGTGGGCTTTGTTCTATCTCTGCTCATCGTTCATCAGTCCGCTACCCTACGGTACGTGTGGAAATTGGTGGAACACGGATAACTGCTTTTCGTACGAGGACCTTGAAGGGCTAGGCGAAAACGACACCAGGCCGAACAACAGTGTTTCTCCAACGGAAGAATTCTACAA TTACAGAGTGTTACAGATGACTGACGGGATTGAGAATTTCGGGACGCTGGTATGGGAATTGTTACTGTTACTGATCGTTGCCTGGGTTGTCGTCTATCTGTCAATCTGGAAAGGTGTAAAATTAATGGGCAAA ATAGTCTATTTCACAGCTACTTTCCCTTATTTCGTGTTGATTTCGTTGCTTATCTACGCCTGTACTTTGCCCGGTGCCGGAGATGGAATCAAATTCTTCTTTGTCCCGGACTGGGAGTTGCTGCTGGATCCTGCG GTGTGGACTGCTGCGGCTGCGCAGAACTTCAACTCGATTGGCATCGGCTTCGGTTCGCTCATAGCGATGTCCAGTTACaataaattcaacaacaacatcCTTGT AGACACACTCACCGTTTCACTGATCAACGCCGCGACAAGTTTACTCGCGGCCAGCACAATATTTGCTATTCTTGGCTACATGGCGTTCATAGCGGGTCCAGACACAACGGTCGATGACGTCGTTACTGATG GTCCTGGCTTAGTGTTTGTGGCAGTCCCGACTGCATTTCCCGAGATGCCCGGCAGTAATATTTGGTCTTTTATGTTCTTCTTCATGGTTTGCTGTCTTGCCATCGACAGTCAG TTCGCGATGACGGAAGTTGTTGTGACGACGTTGATGGACGAATTTCCACAGTTGGTGAAGAAGTATTTACGTCGAAAGGAGCTGCTGGTGCTCTGTGTCGTTCTTGTCGCTTTTGCCATCGGTCTACCAACCATATTTGAA GGTGGTATATACTGGTTCCAGTTATTGGATTGGTATACCGCAATAGTATCTGTGATCATAGTAGCGCTGTTTGAAGTTATCGCCATTTCCTACATCTACG GTGTCGGTCGGCTTTCACGCAATGTCAGAGAAATGATGGGCGAAAAACCAAACATCTATTTCATCGTCTGCTGGTGGGTGGTATCACCCATATTGTGTTTT ATAATCTTTCTTTCAAACTGTGCCTCGTACGAGGTCGTGACGTATGGAGTTTACGAGTATCCTGATTGGGCAGAAGTTCTGGGTTGGATTGTGGCGTCACTATCCATTGTTTGGATTCCTGTCGGCATGCTGCACGCACTTATCACAGCCAACGGAAGCTTTATACAG AGACTCCGCATGACTCTAAAACCCCAAGTTGATGAGTCTCGATCGGATCTGAATGGTACTACGGACGTGAGCAGTATAGCTTTAGATGGAAAACACAACCACGCCGTAGAGGGCGAGCTTGCGTCATCCGAAAATGTGAACATTCAACTCACAGATATTAAAAGTTGA